In the genome of Chryseobacterium oryzae, one region contains:
- the rpsH gene encoding 30S ribosomal protein S8 → MVTDPISDFLTRVRNAQSAGHKVVEIPASKIKKEITKILFDQGYILNYKFEDNSVQGTIKIALKYDKQTNKPAIKSIQRASRPGLRQYKGSGELPRVLNGLGISIISTSKGVMTDKKAREEKVGGEVICYVY, encoded by the coding sequence ATGGTAACAGATCCAATTTCAGATTTCCTAACTAGAGTAAGGAACGCACAAAGCGCAGGCCACAAAGTGGTGGAAATTCCTGCATCGAAAATCAAAAAGGAGATTACTAAGATCTTATTTGATCAGGGGTATATCTTAAACTACAAGTTTGAGGATAACTCTGTACAAGGAACGATCAAAATCGCTTTAAAGTACGACAAGCAAACCAACAAACCGGCTATTAAGTCTATCCAAAGAGCTTCAAGACCAGGTTTGAGACAGTACAAAGGTTCAGGTGAACTTCCAAGAGTACTAAATGGTTTGGGTATTTCTATCATCTCTACTTCTAAAGGAGTAATGACTGACAAGAAAGCTAGAGAAGAGAAAGTAGGCGGTGAAGTAATCTGCTATGTTTATTAA
- the rpsN gene encoding 30S ribosomal protein S14: MAKESMKARERKREATVAKYAEKRKALKEAGDYEALQKLPKNASPVRLHNRCKLTGRPRGYMRTFGISRVTFREMANNGLIPGVKKASW; encoded by the coding sequence ATGGCTAAAGAATCAATGAAAGCGCGTGAGCGCAAAAGAGAAGCTACTGTAGCTAAATATGCTGAGAAAAGAAAAGCTTTGAAAGAAGCCGGAGATTACGAAGCATTGCAAAAACTTCCTAAAAATGCATCTCCTGTAAGATTACACAACAGATGTAAATTGACAGGTAGACCAAGAGGATACATGAGAACGTTTGGTATTTCCAGAGTAACTTTCAGAGAAATGGCAAACAACGGTCTTATCCCAGGAGTTAAAAAAGCTAGTTGGTAA